From one Mytilus galloprovincialis chromosome 13, xbMytGall1.hap1.1, whole genome shotgun sequence genomic stretch:
- the LOC143057216 gene encoding uncharacterized protein LOC143057216 translates to MAHVKLTILAITVVIGFLYGPVHVSCQLGGVPGLALGGGLGGPGGGLGGGLGGGLGGFGRLPRFGQPRIGRPIVVPAGGNLVPVPIPRPIPVPVPRGRSRSGRRRIVLVNGGGGGGPVRNVGGGGIASLLPLLLLPLILSSLFRTAATAAPAATTTPPGVTLIVTVPGK, encoded by the exons ATGGCGCATGTTAAACTGACCATTCTTGCCATAACGGTTGTTATTGGATTCCTCTATGGTCCTGTTCATGTTAGCTGTCAGCTAGGAGGAGTCCCAGGTCTAGCACTAGGAGGAGGACTAGGAGGTCCAGGAGGAGGTCTAGGAGGGGGTCTTGGAGGAGGTCTAGGAGGATTTGGACGACTACCGAGATTCGGACAACCTAGAATAGGACGACCTATTGTCGTTCCAGCAGGAGGAAATCTAGTGCCTGTTCCTATACCTAGACCGATCCCAGTACCTGTACCTAGAGGACGATCCCGTTCAGGACGACGACGAATTGTTCTTGTCAATGGCGGGGGTGGAGGTGGCCCTGTTCGAAATGTAGGGGGCGGAGGAATTGCATCACTGCTGCCCCTGTTACTTTTACCCTTAATAC tttcatcCTTATTTCGTACAGCAGCTACAGCAGCTCCAGCAGCTACAACAA ctcCTCCTGGCGTTACTTTGATAGTTACAGTTCCTGGAAAATAA